In Anseongella ginsenosidimutans, one genomic interval encodes:
- a CDS encoding sulfatase family protein, with protein sequence MSETRGQQAPNMLVLIADDWGYPHAGAYGDHVVQTPNFDKIAKQGMLFTNAFTTPSCSPSRASLLTGQWPHQLEQGVHLKGFLNKKFPNYVELLAGQGYATGHSKKGWGPGKYQLGGYEYNPAGPKYPDFETFFKSRSKDQPFCFWFGSHDPHRPYEQGSGATSGKSIADVKVPAFLPDNAVVRNDILDYYYEIEQFDRDVGKILAVLEAAGELDNTLIVITGDNGMPFPRAKANIYDAGTHVPLAISWPVRIKPGQLCTSFVGFIDLAPTFLAAAGMQAPNAMTGTNLLPLMTGGKELVKREKMFVERERHARVRKGNVGYPSRGIRTKDFLYIRNFRPDRWPAGDPEFGTGRFGDVDRSPTKDYIIKRKDDPGIAPFFEKAFMKRPAEELYDLRVDPDQLNNLAGVKQFTAVRRKLRRKLHRWMKKTSDPRLNNGGDHLERYPYQ encoded by the coding sequence ATGTCTGAAACGCGCGGTCAGCAGGCGCCCAATATGCTGGTGCTTATCGCTGATGACTGGGGGTATCCTCATGCCGGAGCTTATGGAGACCATGTAGTTCAGACCCCCAATTTTGACAAAATTGCTAAACAGGGAATGCTGTTCACCAACGCGTTCACAACGCCATCCTGTTCTCCTTCACGGGCTTCTTTACTTACCGGCCAATGGCCTCATCAGCTGGAGCAAGGGGTGCATCTAAAGGGATTCTTAAATAAGAAGTTTCCGAATTATGTCGAATTGCTGGCCGGGCAAGGATATGCAACCGGGCATAGCAAGAAAGGCTGGGGCCCGGGAAAATATCAACTGGGTGGCTACGAATACAATCCCGCCGGCCCAAAGTATCCGGATTTCGAAACGTTTTTCAAAAGCAGGTCAAAAGACCAGCCTTTTTGCTTTTGGTTTGGAAGCCATGATCCACACCGGCCCTATGAACAGGGTAGCGGAGCTACATCGGGAAAATCAATAGCTGATGTAAAAGTTCCTGCCTTTTTGCCGGACAATGCGGTGGTAAGAAATGATATACTGGACTATTATTATGAAATAGAACAATTTGACCGCGATGTTGGAAAAATTCTGGCGGTTTTGGAAGCAGCGGGTGAACTTGACAATACGTTGATTGTAATAACCGGCGATAACGGTATGCCTTTTCCGCGGGCAAAGGCAAATATCTACGATGCCGGCACACATGTGCCATTAGCAATATCCTGGCCTGTCCGAATAAAACCGGGACAGCTTTGCACAAGCTTTGTCGGCTTCATTGATTTAGCGCCTACCTTTTTAGCAGCCGCAGGCATGCAAGCGCCAAACGCGATGACTGGTACGAACTTGCTTCCATTAATGACAGGAGGGAAAGAGCTTGTCAAACGCGAAAAGATGTTTGTAGAACGCGAACGGCACGCGCGTGTCCGTAAAGGAAATGTTGGCTACCCTTCACGCGGCATCCGAACAAAGGACTTTTTGTATATCCGGAATTTCAGGCCGGACCGGTGGCCCGCGGGCGACCCGGAATTCGGTACCGGACGTTTTGGAGATGTAGACAGATCACCAACCAAAGACTATATCATTAAGCGTAAGGATGATCCCGGGATTGCTCCGTTTTTTGAGAAGGCATTTATGAAAAGGCCTGCGGAAGAGCTTTATGATTTAAGGGTTGACCCGGATCAGTTGAATAATCTTGCCGGAGTAAAGCAATTTACGGCAGTTCGCAGGAAGCTGCGCCGGAAATTACACCGCTGGATGAAAAAAACGAGTGATCCTCGCTTAAATAATGGCGGCGACCATCTTGAAAGGTATCCCTATCAGTAA
- a CDS encoding RNA polymerase sigma-70 factor, with translation MKTAVTNKEYQEKKLLLRISGGDERAFAQLFHAWQGRMFQYIRTIVKSPQVAEEIVLDVMTKLWLGREMLPRVENLNAFLFRIAYRRSVDFLRTVARSPKLTELLSDEMEYASTVSADSTVIQKEYELKLSEAITLLSPQRRKVYEMSRKGSLSHEEIAARLNLSKYTVNNHVSDAVRFIRHYLVKHLDIEVIILYFFLLP, from the coding sequence GTGAAGACCGCCGTTACAAATAAAGAATACCAGGAAAAGAAGCTGTTGCTTCGCATCTCCGGGGGAGACGAACGGGCCTTTGCTCAGCTGTTCCATGCCTGGCAGGGAAGGATGTTCCAGTATATCCGAACGATCGTCAAATCCCCGCAGGTAGCTGAAGAAATAGTGTTGGATGTGATGACCAAACTCTGGCTGGGCAGGGAGATGCTACCCCGTGTTGAAAATTTAAATGCTTTCTTATTCCGGATTGCCTACCGGAGGTCCGTCGATTTTCTCCGCACCGTTGCTCGCAGCCCGAAATTGACAGAACTATTATCTGACGAAATGGAATATGCGAGTACGGTTTCGGCCGACAGTACTGTCATTCAAAAGGAATATGAACTCAAACTAAGCGAGGCGATAACACTGCTAAGCCCGCAGCGCCGTAAGGTGTATGAAATGAGCAGGAAAGGCAGCTTATCGCATGAGGAAATCGCTGCCAGGCTTAACCTTTCCAAATATACGGTGAATAATCATGTCTCTGATGCTGTACGTTTTATACGCCATTACCTCGTTAAGCACCTTGATATTGAGGTGATTATTCTCTACTTTTTTCTTCTGCCATAA
- a CDS encoding FecR family protein — protein sequence MAYEDENTIQTTLLEGSVSVIPTAALSGRVSGEAKLLRPGQQARLTNPEKAGSRGANEIRIIGDIDTRQIIAWKEGYFQFDHTDLPTVMRRLARWYDVEVVYEDIDSIPNQYFGGRVPRNLPLSKLLSVLQQNEVRFRIRGRQLIILK from the coding sequence ATGGCTTACGAAGATGAAAACACCATCCAAACCACCTTGCTGGAAGGATCTGTAAGCGTCATTCCGACAGCAGCCTTATCCGGGAGAGTATCCGGGGAAGCGAAGCTGCTCAGGCCCGGTCAGCAGGCACGGCTTACCAATCCGGAAAAAGCGGGATCCAGGGGGGCTAATGAAATCCGGATTATCGGCGATATTGATACCCGCCAGATCATCGCCTGGAAAGAAGGATACTTTCAGTTTGACCATACCGATTTGCCCACTGTTATGCGGCGTCTGGCAAGGTGGTATGATGTCGAAGTAGTCTATGAAGATATCGATTCAATACCAAACCAATATTTCGGAGGTCGCGTACCCAGGAACCTGCCCTTGTCAAAACTCCTGTCTGTTCTGCAGCAGAACGAGGTGAGGTTTCGTATCCGGGGGCGGCAACTCATTATCCTGAAATAA
- a CDS encoding TonB-dependent receptor has product MKLHAVLLLAGALQVSAGSFSQSISFQGENVTLEKVFTAINQQTDYSVFYNYSVLKDARPVTLNLRNTSVQNLLDASLKGQGLTYSIEEKLILIKRTERSGPLLRPPSAIDTIRGSVTDADGFPLPGVSVQVKGTLKGTLTNEQGKYELPDADQGELLVFSFLGFKTVETLINGQAEISITLHQDIAALDEIVVIGYGEQERRDITSAISSVKGDDVENNPIASVDNLLQGRAAGVQVLQTSGEPGTAVSVRVRGYTSIGGGNEPLYIVDGVPIKSGSYTSLGQGSAGFNALADINPNDIASIEILKDASATSIYGARASNGVVLITTKRGRAGKPTLSLNFYSGVSSLANKLPVLNGKEHRAYFTEAWLNRGRGLRNEITDSLNWTFSGDTDWQDEIFRSASANNADFSLRGGSDQFKYAVSGGYFKQEGILLNSVYERLSGRVNTEYQATKSLTIGSNLSYSISSRNTVRQGSGNNFPIWMALRTFSFLRSTDTLGRLWKGTNPIRQLEDIKNEENSDRIIANLYGELEIIENLKLRSNIAVDLLSLKEDRFTPASLLTTPLRQANSNYYRDRGWVNENTLTYQTNFNSDHHVSALAGFSQQANNIQVLSAFGSGAASDKIPTINASASIDGASSNETSWGIFSLFGRVNYSFKDRYLLNATIRRDGSSRFGRENRFGTFPSFSAGWRIAEESFMQNSSLVQELKLRVSYGVTGNQSIGNFISQGLFNAGENYMGQGGIGPASNGIPNPDLSWESTNQFDIGLDLSVFDNRIYLIADYYHKRTHGLLFNVDLPGTSGYNSLTTNLGEIENKGYELTLHTKNLTGDFQWSTEANFSYNQNKVISLPNGEDQFAGLGIVREGEPLGSFYGWVFDGVYARDEDVPEGLTTGGGIGFEGGDAIFRDLNGDNRIDENDLTIIGNAQPDFVGGLSNSFSYKGFDLSILFTYSGGNEIFNAVEQMRGGNGFSQNPRPYIWKNAWREQGDITDVPVNWMVKPVENDRNSSRWVEDGSYLRLKNISLSYNLNAEFLNRYFISGMRIYVTGQNVWTGTSYLGYDPEVVTTSSDNSRQFGIDNGRMPIPRTFMMGINVTF; this is encoded by the coding sequence ATGAAATTACATGCTGTACTATTATTAGCCGGAGCATTGCAGGTAAGTGCAGGCAGTTTTTCGCAATCCATAAGCTTTCAGGGCGAAAACGTAACACTTGAAAAGGTTTTTACCGCGATCAATCAGCAGACGGACTATAGCGTATTCTATAATTACAGTGTGTTGAAAGATGCCAGGCCGGTTACGCTGAATCTCCGGAATACATCAGTGCAAAACCTGCTTGATGCAAGCCTGAAAGGACAAGGTTTGACTTATTCCATAGAAGAGAAGCTCATCCTTATTAAAAGAACGGAGCGATCGGGGCCGTTGCTCCGACCTCCTTCAGCAATTGATACCATAAGGGGTTCGGTGACGGACGCGGATGGATTTCCTCTGCCCGGTGTTTCTGTGCAGGTAAAAGGAACCCTTAAGGGAACACTTACAAATGAACAAGGGAAGTATGAGCTTCCTGATGCGGACCAGGGAGAGCTTTTAGTGTTTAGTTTTCTGGGCTTTAAAACTGTTGAGACGCTGATAAATGGCCAGGCAGAGATAAGTATAACGCTGCATCAGGATATCGCCGCCCTTGATGAAATTGTTGTGATCGGATACGGAGAGCAAGAAAGACGGGACATTACCAGTGCGATATCTTCCGTAAAGGGCGATGACGTTGAAAATAATCCCATTGCAAGCGTTGATAACTTATTGCAGGGCAGGGCTGCCGGGGTACAGGTCTTGCAGACTTCGGGTGAGCCGGGCACAGCGGTTTCCGTCAGGGTCAGAGGGTATACTTCTATCGGCGGAGGAAATGAACCGCTTTATATCGTTGACGGCGTCCCCATAAAATCGGGTAGTTATACAAGCCTTGGTCAGGGTTCGGCGGGATTTAATGCCCTCGCTGATATTAATCCAAACGATATTGCTTCTATAGAAATATTAAAAGATGCTTCTGCTACATCCATTTATGGGGCAAGGGCGTCAAACGGGGTAGTGCTGATCACTACAAAGCGCGGGCGGGCTGGTAAACCAACTCTGTCCCTGAACTTCTATTCGGGAGTGTCCAGCCTTGCAAACAAATTACCGGTACTCAATGGAAAGGAACACAGAGCCTATTTTACTGAAGCATGGCTGAACAGGGGAAGAGGGCTTAGAAATGAAATCACAGATAGTCTGAATTGGACGTTCAGTGGTGATACTGATTGGCAAGATGAAATTTTCAGAAGCGCTTCTGCCAATAATGCGGATTTTTCCTTGAGAGGAGGGAGTGATCAATTCAAATACGCTGTTTCCGGCGGTTATTTTAAGCAGGAAGGTATTTTGCTGAATTCCGTTTATGAGCGTCTTTCCGGGAGAGTGAATACTGAATATCAGGCAACAAAGAGTTTAACGATCGGCAGTAATTTATCATACAGTATTTCTTCAAGGAACACGGTGAGGCAGGGTAGCGGAAACAACTTTCCGATATGGATGGCGCTTCGAACTTTTTCCTTTCTGAGGTCAACGGATACTTTAGGGCGTTTATGGAAAGGAACGAACCCGATCCGGCAGCTGGAGGACATAAAAAACGAAGAGAACTCGGACAGGATCATAGCCAACCTTTACGGCGAACTGGAAATAATCGAAAACCTGAAGTTAAGGTCAAATATCGCTGTCGATTTGTTGTCATTGAAGGAAGACCGTTTTACACCGGCAAGTTTACTGACCACACCACTTCGACAAGCAAACTCCAACTATTACCGGGACCGGGGCTGGGTAAACGAAAATACCCTGACCTATCAAACGAATTTTAACAGCGATCATCATGTTTCCGCACTCGCAGGGTTTAGTCAGCAAGCAAATAATATTCAGGTGCTTTCTGCTTTTGGAAGTGGGGCAGCCTCGGATAAAATTCCTACCATCAATGCCAGCGCCTCGATAGATGGGGCGTCTTCAAATGAGACCTCGTGGGGTATTTTCTCGCTATTCGGGAGAGTAAACTATTCGTTTAAGGATAGGTACCTGTTGAATGCTACCATCAGAAGAGATGGGTCTTCGAGATTTGGCAGGGAAAACAGGTTTGGCACGTTCCCGTCTTTTTCAGCCGGCTGGCGAATTGCTGAGGAATCGTTTATGCAAAACAGCTCCCTTGTACAGGAATTAAAGCTGCGGGTGAGTTATGGGGTGACCGGGAATCAGTCCATTGGCAATTTTATTTCACAGGGATTATTTAACGCCGGCGAGAACTATATGGGACAAGGAGGAATCGGGCCTGCTTCCAACGGAATTCCCAATCCGGATTTAAGCTGGGAGTCAACCAATCAATTTGATATTGGGCTGGACCTTTCTGTTTTTGATAACAGGATCTATCTGATTGCTGATTATTATCATAAAAGAACCCATGGACTGTTGTTTAACGTGGATCTTCCGGGAACATCCGGTTATAATTCCTTAACTACCAACCTTGGTGAAATTGAGAATAAGGGATATGAACTGACCCTCCATACCAAGAACCTAACGGGCGATTTTCAGTGGAGTACCGAAGCCAATTTCTCATACAATCAGAATAAGGTGATAAGCCTGCCCAACGGTGAAGATCAATTTGCAGGACTGGGAATCGTCCGTGAAGGAGAGCCATTGGGGAGCTTCTACGGTTGGGTATTTGACGGCGTGTATGCACGCGATGAAGATGTTCCGGAAGGTTTAACGACCGGGGGCGGCATAGGATTTGAAGGCGGAGATGCGATATTCCGCGATCTTAATGGTGATAACAGGATCGACGAGAACGATCTCACCATTATCGGCAATGCCCAGCCCGATTTTGTCGGCGGACTCAGCAACAGCTTTAGTTATAAAGGTTTCGATTTAAGTATTCTATTTACCTATTCGGGCGGGAATGAAATTTTCAATGCCGTCGAGCAAATGCGCGGAGGGAACGGCTTTTCTCAAAACCCCAGGCCTTATATCTGGAAGAATGCATGGAGAGAGCAGGGAGATATAACCGACGTTCCGGTAAACTGGATGGTTAAACCGGTGGAAAATGATAGAAATTCCTCCCGTTGGGTAGAGGATGGGTCGTATTTGCGGCTAAAAAATATCTCTTTGTCCTATAACCTCAATGCTGAATTTCTAAATCGGTACTTCATTTCAGGTATGAGAATTTACGTGACCGGACAAAATGTTTGGACGGGAACCAGTTACCTTGGCTATGACCCGGAAGTGGTTACTACATCATCTGATA